TTGGAAATGCGCTGTCAGGCTTTTTTGAAAAACATGATATAGAAAAGACAAAGATCATTTACCAGAAGCCTGATTTTAAGGTTTATAAATCAGCCGAAGTTGTGAGCTGGTTTGAAAAATTTCTTCAATCAGAAAATTTTAGAAGATATTTTGATGTTGAATTTACAGGCTCGGATGGTGAAACAAAAAGGCTATTTCAAAATAAAAGCATTTGTGCATATATTCAGATAGTCAAAAGTGCTTCTTCTGAGGATGAAATCCTGTTCAAAGTAACCACAAAAGAATGGTCACCCGGGGTTTCTCTTCTAAATTCAATGTTGCAAACATTTATTGACCATTCAAAGCTATATTTTGTAACACCATCAGGAGAAGCTGCACATCTTCAGCCTCAGAAAATTTCAGGATTGCCATTTGAAGTGGAAGCAATTGCTTTGAATAAAGGACAGTATCCCCGCGCAATTGACTACTATGCAATAACCATGCTTGTGATGATTGTAATATATTCAATTTTTTCGGCTGTGTTTGTTATTGAATCTGACAGCAGCCAGAAGACATCTGTAAGACTTATGATAAGTCCTGCAAATTTGAATGCTGTATTTTTGGGAAGGGCAACAGGAGGTTTTATTTTTGTATATTTGCAAAGTTTCCTGATTGTGCTTTTTTCCAGAATCTTTTTCAATGTAAACTGGGGCAGCAATTTGCCACTTGTGCTTTTAATAATCTTTTTATACCAGGTGCTAATTTACACAGCGGGTATCCTGCTGAGAAGCCTTGTTAAGAGGATGGAGATTATAAACGCTCTTGTTTACACATTTGCAACAGCCACAACATTTGTTATTGGTGGGTATGTTAGGTTTTTCACAGACTCAGAGTGGCTGATGAAGCTAAGATCTGTTTTCCCAAACTATATTGCCCAGACTCTTCTTTTCACAGCAGTGTATG
The Caldicellulosiruptor morganii DNA segment above includes these coding regions:
- a CDS encoding ABC transporter permease — encoded protein: MNVFIKSIWIGILENIRDRKTTVLLFIFPLLIILILGNALSGFFEKHDIEKTKIIYQKPDFKVYKSAEVVSWFEKFLQSENFRRYFDVEFTGSDGETKRLFQNKSICAYIQIVKSASSEDEILFKVTTKEWSPGVSLLNSMLQTFIDHSKLYFVTPSGEAAHLQPQKISGLPFEVEAIALNKGQYPRAIDYYAITMLVMIVIYSIFSAVFVIESDSSQKTSVRLMISPANLNAVFLGRATGGFIFVYLQSFLIVLFSRIFFNVNWGSNLPLVLLIIFLYQVLIYTAGILLRSLVKRMEIINALVYTFATATTFVIGGYVRFFTDSEWLMKLRSVFPNYIAQTLLFTAVYDKANTVYIKYGLVWLSAAEVFLLLACIVIIGRRKRWLF